A single genomic interval of uncultured Desulfobulbus sp. harbors:
- a CDS encoding DUF3375 domain-containing protein encodes MALDYTTLDLLRQNHPAWRLLRAQHAPLVAAFLQRVFIVPNVRNLPQADLVEALEDELFVLREQQGAETFPGTAQGYLNDWAENDKGWLRKFYPPGTDEPHYDLTPSTEKALAWLESLTERAFVGTESRLLTLFELLRQMSEGSQTDPQVRIGELQKRRSDIDAEIARIQAGDIPLLDETGLKDRFQQFLQLARELLGDFREVEHNFRTLDRRVRDRIALWEGAKGALLEEIMGERDAIADSDQGKSFHAFWDFLMSQSRQEELSRLLEQVLSLEPIQAMRPEARLQRVHYDWLEAGEHTQRTVAKLSQQLRRFLDDQAWLENRRIMDILHSVENQALALREHTPKGPFIPLAELSANIELPLERPLYRPSLKPLIASIALDEGDAEVDTAALYAQVVVDRAELTRNIRQELQGRTQISLGEVVHRHPLRHGLAELVAYLQLAGQWPETAVDEEVQEQVRWQLETGATRQASLPLILLLRS; translated from the coding sequence ATGGCACTGGACTATACCACCTTAGACCTGCTCCGCCAGAATCATCCGGCATGGCGGTTGTTGCGCGCCCAGCACGCACCGTTGGTGGCGGCTTTCCTCCAGCGGGTGTTCATTGTCCCCAATGTACGCAACCTGCCACAGGCAGATCTGGTCGAGGCTCTGGAAGACGAGCTTTTTGTCCTGCGCGAACAACAGGGAGCCGAGACCTTTCCCGGAACCGCACAAGGCTATCTCAACGATTGGGCGGAGAACGACAAGGGCTGGTTGCGGAAATTCTATCCGCCAGGCACGGATGAACCCCATTATGACCTGACCCCATCCACGGAAAAGGCCTTGGCCTGGCTGGAGAGTCTGACCGAACGCGCTTTTGTCGGCACGGAATCTCGCCTGCTCACCCTGTTCGAGTTGCTGCGGCAGATGAGCGAAGGCAGTCAGACCGATCCGCAGGTGCGGATAGGCGAGCTGCAGAAACGGCGCAGCGATATCGACGCGGAGATCGCCCGCATCCAGGCAGGGGACATTCCCCTGCTGGACGAAACCGGGCTCAAGGACCGATTTCAGCAGTTCTTGCAACTGGCCAGGGAACTGCTGGGCGATTTCCGCGAGGTGGAACACAATTTTCGTACCCTCGACCGGCGGGTACGCGACCGCATTGCCCTGTGGGAGGGGGCCAAGGGGGCGCTGCTCGAAGAGATCATGGGGGAGCGCGACGCCATTGCCGATTCCGATCAGGGGAAGAGCTTTCACGCCTTCTGGGATTTTCTCATGTCCCAATCCCGCCAGGAAGAGTTGAGCCGTCTGCTGGAGCAGGTCTTGTCCCTGGAGCCGATCCAGGCCATGCGGCCCGAGGCCCGGCTACAGCGTGTCCATTACGACTGGCTGGAGGCGGGCGAACACACCCAGCGCACGGTGGCCAAACTCTCCCAGCAGCTCCGTCGTTTTCTCGACGATCAGGCCTGGCTCGAAAACCGCCGCATCATGGACATTCTCCATAGTGTCGAAAACCAGGCGCTGGCCCTGCGCGAGCATACGCCCAAGGGTCCGTTCATACCCTTGGCGGAGCTCTCGGCGAACATTGAGCTTCCCCTGGAGCGGCCGCTGTACCGGCCATCGCTCAAGCCCCTCATTGCCTCCATAGCCCTGGATGAGGGGGATGCGGAGGTGGATACGGCGGCGCTCTACGCGCAGGTGGTGGTGGACCGGGCCGAGTTGACCCGCAATATTCGCCAGGAATTGCAGGGACGCACCCAGATCAGCCTGGGCGAGGTGGTGCATCGCCACCCGCTCCGTCATGGATTGGCCGAGCTGGTCGCCTATCTGCAGCTGGCCGGTCAATGGCCGGAAACGGCGGTGGACGAGGAGGTGCAGGAACAGGTGCGCTGGCAGCTGGAGACCGGTGCCACGCGCCAGGCGAGCTTGCCGCTTATTCTTTTGTTGAGGAGCTGA
- a CDS encoding DUF4194 domain-containing protein, which produces MGVAETSPGPGAGPPHELSSLVVPLLKGVLYQEEQPGLWNSLLHLQASVRDYVGVLGLELLLDEAEGYAFLRSREEDAEEGRPPVPRLVARRQLSYAVSLLLALLRKKLAEFDAGGGDTRLILSRDEVVELIRIFLPVGSNEVKLIDQVDTTLNKIAELGFIRRLRGQGQMIEVRRILKAFVDAQWLADFDRRLAEYREQLAGTTEEGGDGGTTVA; this is translated from the coding sequence ATGGGCGTTGCCGAGACCAGTCCCGGCCCCGGAGCCGGGCCACCCCACGAACTTTCCTCCCTGGTGGTGCCCCTGCTCAAGGGGGTGCTGTATCAGGAGGAGCAGCCGGGACTCTGGAACTCGCTGCTTCACCTCCAGGCCAGCGTGCGCGATTACGTCGGTGTGCTCGGGCTGGAACTGCTGCTCGACGAGGCCGAGGGCTACGCGTTTTTACGTTCCCGCGAGGAGGATGCGGAGGAGGGCCGGCCTCCTGTTCCGCGTCTGGTTGCCCGGCGGCAGCTCTCCTATGCGGTGAGTCTGCTGCTTGCCCTCTTGCGCAAGAAGCTGGCCGAGTTTGACGCCGGTGGCGGTGATACCCGTCTGATTCTTTCCCGTGATGAGGTGGTGGAGCTGATCCGGATCTTTCTTCCCGTTGGCAGCAACGAGGTGAAACTGATCGATCAGGTCGACACCACCCTGAACAAGATCGCTGAATTGGGCTTTATCCGCCGTTTGCGGGGGCAGGGACAGATGATTGAGGTGCGGCGCATTCTCAAGGCCTTTGTCGATGCCCAGTGGCTGGCGGATTTTGACCGGCGGCTGGCGGAGTATCGAGAACAGCTTGCCGGGACTACGGAGGAGGGCGGGGATGGCGGAACCACAGTTGCTTGA
- a CDS encoding ATP-binding protein, producing the protein MAEPQLLEFLADDRLAGFRLQRLEVLNWGTFDGRVWTLRLDGKNGLLTGDIGSGKSTLVDAVTTLLVPSHRVAYNKAAGADSRERSLKSYVLGYYKSERQETLGSVKPVALRDANSYSVILGVFHNAGYGKTVTLAQVFWMKAAGAQPARLYAACERDLSIAADYSGFGSEMVGLRKRLRASGVEIFDSFPPYGSWFRRRFGINNEQALDLFHQTVSLKSVGNLTDFVRSHMLEPFEVVPRIQALIGHFEDLNRAHEAVLKAKRQVEMLTPLMADCDRYQELVQTAESLRGCREALHPWFASLKLDLLAKRLGLLEEELARHQAAILRLEEQRRSQQAQGYELRRMIAENGGDRIAGIEQEILQKEDLLERRKLKAGRYAELVRGLGEHPAASEDGFLRQRAETARWLEATEEAEMRIQNEITEAGVLMKQGREEHDQLQAEINSLQARINNIDEKQIAMRRSLCQALNLAEEEMPFAGELLQVREDERDWEGAIERLLHGFGLSLLVPDRSYPEVAQWVDQTHLRGRLVYFRVRAGGRGELPSLHPDSLVRKLQLKPDTGFYEWIEREVAHRFDLACCRSQEQFRRETRAITQAGQIKAPGERHEKDDRHRLDDRRRYVLGWSNAEKIAALEKDARQREAKLAELGARIGTLQREQATLRERLSTLSKLGEYNDFRDLDWKPVAIDIERLLSEKRELEAASDLLATLIAQLATLEEALQETEARLKDRNDKRAKAEQKISDAQTLQQQSQAVLVGTPEEVVRRFALLEEMQPEALGTQSLTVESCDNRERDMRDWLQARIDAEDGKLRRLAERIVRAMTEYKGQWSLETKDVDANLAAAPEYRTMLDQLLADDLPRFEGRFKELLNENTIREVANFQSQLARERETIRERISQINESLTQIDYNPGRYISLEAQLNLDVDIRDFQSELRGCTEGALTGSEDAQYSEAKFLQVKRIIERFRGRDEHTDLDRRWTAKVTDVRNWFVFAASERWREDNSEHEHYADSGGKSGGQKEKLAYTVLAASLAYQFGLEWGAVRSRSFRFVVIDEAFGRGSDESAQYGLQLFAQLNLQLLIVTPLQKIHIIEPFVASVGFVHNEEGRNSVLRNLQIEEYRAEKQRMQG; encoded by the coding sequence ATGGCGGAACCACAGTTGCTTGAATTTCTCGCCGATGACCGGCTGGCCGGATTTCGTCTGCAGCGGCTTGAGGTCTTGAACTGGGGGACCTTTGACGGCCGGGTCTGGACCCTACGGCTTGACGGCAAGAACGGGTTGCTCACCGGGGATATCGGTTCCGGAAAATCGACCCTGGTGGACGCGGTCACCACCCTGCTGGTGCCGAGTCACCGCGTGGCCTACAACAAGGCGGCCGGGGCCGACAGCCGCGAACGTTCGCTTAAATCCTATGTGCTCGGCTATTACAAATCGGAGCGGCAGGAAACCCTGGGCAGTGTCAAGCCGGTCGCCCTGCGCGATGCGAACAGCTATTCGGTGATCCTCGGTGTCTTTCACAATGCCGGCTACGGCAAGACCGTCACCCTGGCCCAGGTCTTCTGGATGAAGGCAGCTGGCGCGCAGCCGGCCCGCCTCTATGCGGCCTGCGAACGCGATCTCTCCATTGCGGCGGATTATTCCGGATTCGGCAGTGAGATGGTCGGGCTGCGCAAGCGGCTGCGGGCTAGCGGGGTCGAGATATTTGACAGCTTTCCTCCCTACGGATCCTGGTTTCGCCGCCGTTTCGGCATCAACAACGAGCAGGCCCTGGACCTGTTTCACCAGACCGTGTCGCTCAAGTCGGTGGGGAACCTGACCGATTTTGTCCGCAGCCACATGCTTGAACCCTTTGAGGTCGTGCCTCGTATCCAGGCCCTGATCGGCCACTTCGAGGATCTCAATCGGGCGCATGAGGCGGTGCTCAAGGCCAAGCGTCAGGTGGAGATGCTGACGCCGCTGATGGCCGATTGCGACCGTTATCAGGAGTTGGTGCAAACAGCGGAGAGCCTGCGGGGTTGTCGCGAGGCCCTGCACCCCTGGTTCGCGAGCCTGAAGCTCGATCTGCTGGCCAAACGTCTGGGCCTGCTTGAGGAGGAGTTGGCCAGGCACCAGGCCGCCATCCTGCGGTTGGAGGAGCAGCGGCGTTCCCAGCAGGCGCAGGGGTACGAGCTCCGGCGCATGATCGCGGAAAACGGCGGGGATCGTATCGCCGGCATCGAGCAGGAGATCCTGCAGAAAGAGGATCTGCTCGAGCGGCGTAAGCTGAAGGCGGGCCGCTATGCGGAACTGGTCCGTGGACTGGGGGAGCATCCCGCCGCTAGCGAGGATGGATTCCTGCGGCAGCGCGCTGAAACCGCCAGGTGGCTTGAGGCGACTGAGGAGGCGGAAATGCGCATCCAGAACGAGATCACCGAGGCGGGTGTCCTGATGAAACAGGGCAGGGAGGAACACGATCAGTTGCAGGCCGAGATCAACAGCTTGCAGGCCCGGATCAACAATATCGACGAAAAACAGATCGCCATGCGGCGCTCCCTCTGCCAGGCCCTCAACCTGGCCGAAGAGGAGATGCCCTTTGCCGGTGAACTGCTGCAGGTGCGCGAGGACGAACGTGACTGGGAGGGAGCCATCGAACGGCTGCTTCATGGATTCGGCCTGTCCCTGCTGGTGCCGGATCGATCTTATCCCGAGGTGGCGCAGTGGGTCGACCAGACCCATCTTCGGGGGCGGCTGGTTTATTTCCGGGTGCGCGCGGGGGGACGCGGTGAGTTGCCTTCGCTCCATCCCGATTCCCTGGTACGCAAGCTGCAACTCAAGCCAGATACCGGTTTCTACGAATGGATCGAACGGGAGGTGGCGCACCGCTTTGACCTGGCCTGCTGTCGATCGCAGGAACAGTTTCGCCGCGAAACCCGGGCCATCACCCAGGCCGGGCAGATCAAGGCCCCCGGAGAACGGCATGAAAAGGATGACCGCCATCGGCTTGATGACCGGCGGCGCTATGTCCTTGGTTGGAGCAATGCCGAAAAAATTGCGGCCCTGGAAAAGGATGCCCGGCAACGGGAAGCGAAGCTGGCCGAACTCGGTGCCCGCATCGGCACCCTGCAGAGGGAGCAGGCCACCCTCAGGGAGCGGCTCTCGACGCTCTCGAAGCTGGGCGAATACAACGATTTTCGTGATCTCGACTGGAAGCCCGTGGCCATAGACATTGAGCGGCTTTTGAGCGAAAAGCGGGAGCTCGAGGCCGCATCTGATCTGCTGGCAACCCTGATAGCGCAATTGGCCACGCTCGAGGAGGCCTTGCAAGAGACGGAGGCCCGGCTCAAGGACCGCAACGACAAACGCGCCAAGGCCGAACAGAAGATCAGCGACGCGCAGACATTACAGCAACAGAGCCAAGCGGTGTTGGTTGGAACACCAGAAGAGGTTGTGCGTCGATTTGCCCTGCTGGAAGAGATGCAGCCGGAGGCGCTGGGTACGCAGTCGCTCACGGTTGAATCCTGCGACAACCGTGAGCGCGACATGCGCGACTGGCTGCAGGCGAGGATCGATGCCGAGGACGGAAAGCTCAGGCGTCTGGCCGAAAGGATCGTTAGGGCGATGACCGAATACAAGGGGCAATGGAGTCTTGAAACCAAGGATGTCGATGCCAACCTGGCCGCCGCCCCTGAGTACAGGACGATGCTGGACCAGCTGCTGGCCGACGACCTGCCCCGTTTCGAAGGTCGTTTCAAGGAACTCCTCAATGAAAATACCATTCGAGAGGTGGCAAATTTTCAATCCCAGCTGGCACGTGAACGGGAGACCATCAGGGAGCGCATTTCCCAGATCAACGAATCACTGACTCAGATTGATTACAACCCCGGCCGTTACATCAGTCTTGAAGCGCAGTTGAACCTCGATGTCGACATCCGCGATTTCCAGAGCGAGCTGCGTGGTTGCACCGAAGGAGCCCTCACCGGTTCGGAGGATGCGCAGTATTCGGAGGCAAAATTCCTCCAGGTGAAGCGGATCATCGAGCGGTTCCGGGGGCGTGACGAACATACAGATCTGGATCGGCGCTGGACAGCCAAGGTGACCGATGTGCGCAACTGGTTTGTGTTTGCCGCCAGTGAGCGCTGGCGTGAGGATAACAGCGAGCATGAGCATTATGCGGATTCCGGAGGGAAATCAGGCGGGCAGAAGGAAAAGCTCGCCTATACCGTCCTGGCCGCCAGTCTGGCGTATCAATTCGGCCTGGAGTGGGGCGCGGTACGCTCGCGCTCGTTTCGTTTCGTGGTGATCGACGAGGCCTTTGGGCGTGGTTCCGATGAATCGGCCCAATATGGGTTGCAGTTGTTCGCCCAGCTCAATCTGCAGCTGCTGATCGTGACCCCCTTGCAGAAGATTCATATTATCGAGCCCTTTGTCGCCAGTGTCGGCTTTGTTCACAATGAGGAGGGGCGTAATTCCGTGCTGCGCAACCTGCAGATAGAGGAGTATCGCGCAGAGAAGCAAAGGATGCAGGGATGA
- a CDS encoding Wadjet anti-phage system protein JetD domain-containing protein, protein MSWTTPAELKKQVQKLWDRGLLLASLAEGESLFPRRLTLKGPGSRELSERFAEVRDWIAVLSAAAGPYRIEWRSVNHRVLGTNAIPMAIWVDRLEDALGLIGKRRAADQFASMVALTGERQPELLPWLAKRPLRALALAEDWPRLLAVVAWCLGHPRPALYLRQIDLPGVHTKLIEGHRGVLAELLDLVLPEDSIDVAHTGIGGFCRRYGFLEKPSRVRFRMLDPHIRLLPAEIDQDITLTQAAFAALALPVSKVFITENEINFLAFPDVPEAMVIFGAGYGFDNLAAAPWLHEKAIYYWGDIDTHGFAILDQLRGVLPHVVSLLMDPQTLLAHRALWGVETQPETGTLMRLNPEEYALYDQLRQNHWGERVRLEQERIGFDFLRDVLQRL, encoded by the coding sequence ATGAGCTGGACGACACCGGCTGAGCTCAAAAAACAGGTGCAGAAACTGTGGGATCGCGGCCTGTTGCTCGCCTCCCTGGCTGAAGGGGAGTCGCTGTTCCCACGGCGACTGACGCTCAAAGGCCCTGGTAGCCGGGAGTTGAGCGAGCGGTTTGCCGAGGTGCGTGACTGGATCGCCGTGTTGTCGGCGGCCGCCGGTCCCTATCGCATTGAATGGCGCAGCGTCAACCACCGTGTTCTCGGCACCAACGCAATCCCCATGGCAATCTGGGTTGATCGACTTGAAGATGCGCTTGGATTGATCGGCAAGCGCAGGGCAGCGGATCAGTTTGCCAGCATGGTTGCACTGACCGGAGAGCGGCAGCCGGAATTACTGCCCTGGCTGGCCAAGAGGCCACTGCGAGCCTTGGCCTTGGCTGAAGACTGGCCGCGACTATTGGCTGTTGTCGCCTGGTGCCTCGGACACCCTCGCCCTGCTCTTTATCTGCGCCAGATCGATCTGCCGGGTGTTCATACCAAGCTGATTGAAGGGCATCGCGGTGTGCTGGCGGAACTGCTCGATCTGGTGCTGCCCGAGGATTCAATTGATGTGGCTCACACGGGCATCGGCGGCTTCTGCCGTCGGTATGGTTTTCTCGAGAAACCCTCGCGGGTGCGTTTTCGGATGCTGGACCCGCATATCCGCTTGCTGCCCGCGGAAATCGATCAGGATATCACCCTGACCCAGGCAGCCTTTGCCGCTTTGGCTTTGCCGGTGTCGAAGGTGTTCATCACCGAAAACGAGATCAATTTCCTCGCTTTTCCGGATGTCCCTGAGGCGATGGTCATCTTCGGGGCGGGATACGGGTTTGACAATCTCGCCGCCGCCCCTTGGTTGCACGAAAAAGCAATCTACTATTGGGGGGATATCGATACCCACGGTTTTGCCATTCTCGATCAATTACGCGGGGTCTTGCCTCATGTTGTGTCTTTGCTGATGGATCCGCAGACACTCCTTGCCCACAGGGCGCTTTGGGGCGTTGAGACACAACCTGAAACAGGGACGCTTATGCGGTTAAACCCGGAAGAATATGCACTGTATGACCAGTTGCGCCAGAACCATTGGGGGGAGCGGGTCCGTCTGGAGCAGGAGAGGATTGGATTCGACTTTCTGCGAGATGTTCTGCAAAGGTTATGA
- a CDS encoding ABC transporter ATP-binding protein: MLSVENLEVKYGNIQALHGISFHVNAGEIVTLIGANGAGKTTSLYAIARLRPPEAPRVTAGDIRFDGQSILKTPPDAVVKDLKLALVPEGRHIFGNLTVQENLELATYSRSKQDDLAQDYQKIFDLFPRLAERRKQRSESLSGGEQQMLAVGRAMMTGCTFLMLDEPSMGLAPVLKYELFRTLKRLNEQGMTILLVEQNAKLALELAHRGYVLDTGNIVAQGTGSQLLGNPEVKKAYLGG, translated from the coding sequence CTGCTTTCCGTTGAAAATCTCGAAGTCAAGTACGGCAATATCCAGGCCCTTCACGGCATCAGCTTTCACGTCAACGCCGGGGAGATCGTCACCCTGATCGGCGCCAACGGCGCCGGTAAGACCACCAGTCTCTACGCCATTGCCCGCCTGCGGCCGCCCGAGGCGCCGCGGGTCACCGCCGGCGACATCCGCTTTGACGGCCAGTCGATCCTCAAAACCCCGCCCGACGCAGTGGTCAAGGACCTCAAGCTGGCCCTGGTCCCCGAGGGGCGGCACATCTTCGGCAACCTCACCGTCCAGGAAAACCTGGAACTGGCCACCTACTCCCGGTCAAAGCAGGACGACCTTGCACAGGACTACCAGAAGATCTTCGACCTCTTCCCGCGCCTGGCCGAGCGCCGCAAACAGCGCAGCGAGTCACTCTCCGGCGGCGAGCAGCAGATGCTCGCGGTCGGCCGGGCGATGATGACCGGCTGCACCTTCCTCATGCTCGACGAACCCTCCATGGGCCTGGCCCCGGTGCTCAAGTACGAACTCTTCCGCACCCTCAAGCGGCTCAACGAGCAGGGCATGACCATCCTCCTGGTCGAGCAAAACGCCAAGCTCGCCTTGGAATTGGCCCACCGCGGCTACGTGCTCGACACCGGCAACATCGTCGCCCAGGGGACGGGCAGCCAACTGCTCGGCAACCCGGAGGTCAAGAAGGCCTACCTCGGGGGGTGA
- a CDS encoding ABC transporter ATP-binding protein — protein MTETATQQAHVPVLEIRDLSQRFGGLTAISDFSVALNDRELVGLIGPNGAGKTTVFNLVSGFYQPSEGQICIGGKPTAGLKPHKVTALGVARTFQNIRLWNDMSVLDNIRVAQHGRLGYGFFHAIARSRRYRAREAEIEQDARELLEVFHLDQYADEVPKNLPYGLQRKVEIVRALSEKPKLLLLDEPAAGLNSVDIQELIRLVRWIHETFDVTIWMIEHHMDVMMELCQRIKVIDFGQTIAEGTPEEIRNHPAVITAYLGNDKI, from the coding sequence ATGACCGAGACTGCAACCCAGCAAGCCCATGTTCCGGTCCTCGAAATCCGCGACCTGAGCCAGCGTTTCGGTGGCCTGACGGCGATCAGCGACTTCAGCGTCGCCCTCAATGACCGCGAACTGGTCGGACTGATCGGACCCAATGGCGCCGGCAAGACCACGGTCTTCAACCTGGTCAGCGGCTTCTACCAGCCAAGCGAGGGGCAGATTTGTATCGGCGGCAAACCGACTGCCGGCCTCAAGCCGCACAAGGTCACGGCTCTGGGGGTTGCCCGCACCTTTCAAAACATTCGGTTGTGGAACGACATGTCGGTGCTCGACAATATCCGCGTCGCCCAGCACGGCAGGCTTGGCTACGGCTTCTTCCACGCCATCGCCCGCAGCCGCAGGTATCGAGCACGAGAAGCAGAAATCGAGCAGGACGCGCGGGAACTATTGGAGGTTTTCCACCTCGACCAGTACGCCGACGAGGTGCCCAAAAACCTGCCCTACGGACTGCAGCGTAAGGTCGAGATCGTCCGCGCCCTCTCGGAGAAACCCAAGCTGCTCCTGCTCGATGAACCGGCCGCCGGCCTCAACTCAGTGGACATCCAGGAACTGATCCGGCTGGTGCGCTGGATCCACGAGACCTTCGACGTCACCATCTGGATGATCGAGCACCACATGGATGTGATGATGGAACTCTGTCAGCGGATCAAGGTCATCGACTTCGGCCAGACCATTGCCGAAGGGACCCCGGAAGAGATCCGCAACCACCCGGCGGTCATCACCGCCTACCTGGGGAATGATAAGATCTGA
- a CDS encoding branched-chain amino acid ABC transporter permease — protein sequence MLRRYSVHTLLIFAGGLLTYLAYEELVSLYFLSVLMFMGINVIMSTSLNLVNGYMGEFSCGHAGFMCVGAYVSSILGVVLFTNDKVYGPPLLDPSLALWAFPFIVLAGGVAAALTGLLVAIPSYKTRGDYLAIITIAANYIIISVIQNLGVIGGSRGFMGMKSVINAMEDAVYLPWMVIWVFLFTVFTIWILRRYLSSIFGKGVSAICQDEVAAEIMSVNTNKIKTISFMLSSGLAGIAGALFAYVVGYVNPGSFNILKSTEALVMVYLGGMGSLSGSVLSAVLFTVLLEALRPLQIIKWIVIPLLLVVLMQFRPEGIMGNKELGDVFPWLKKFYRFK from the coding sequence ATGCTCAGACGCTACTCGGTCCACACCCTGCTGATTTTCGCCGGCGGCCTGCTCACCTACCTCGCCTACGAGGAACTGGTCAGTCTCTATTTCCTCTCGGTGTTGATGTTCATGGGGATCAACGTCATCATGTCGACCAGCCTCAACCTGGTCAACGGCTACATGGGCGAATTCTCCTGCGGCCACGCCGGCTTCATGTGCGTCGGCGCCTACGTCAGCTCGATCCTCGGCGTGGTCTTGTTCACCAATGACAAGGTCTATGGCCCGCCGCTGCTCGATCCCTCGCTGGCACTCTGGGCCTTCCCGTTCATCGTTCTGGCTGGCGGCGTGGCCGCGGCGCTCACCGGACTGCTGGTGGCCATACCGTCCTACAAAACCCGCGGCGACTACCTGGCCATCATCACCATCGCGGCCAACTACATCATCATCAGCGTCATCCAGAACCTCGGGGTGATCGGCGGCTCCCGGGGTTTCATGGGGATGAAATCGGTGATCAACGCCATGGAGGATGCCGTCTACCTGCCGTGGATGGTAATCTGGGTCTTTCTCTTCACCGTGTTCACCATATGGATCCTGCGCCGCTACCTCTCCTCGATCTTCGGCAAGGGGGTCAGCGCCATCTGCCAGGACGAGGTCGCAGCCGAGATCATGTCCGTCAACACCAACAAGATCAAGACCATCAGCTTCATGCTCTCCTCGGGGCTGGCGGGGATCGCCGGGGCACTGTTCGCCTACGTGGTCGGCTATGTCAACCCGGGGAGCTTCAACATCCTCAAGTCGACCGAGGCACTGGTGATGGTCTACCTCGGCGGCATGGGCTCGCTTTCCGGATCGGTCCTCTCGGCGGTACTGTTCACCGTTCTGCTCGAGGCGTTGCGCCCGCTGCAGATCATCAAGTGGATCGTGATCCCCCTTTTACTGGTGGTCCTGATGCAGTTCCGACCGGAAGGGATTATGGGGAACAAGGAACTGGGGGATGTCTTCCCCTGGCTGAAGAAATTCTATAGGTTCAAATAA
- a CDS encoding branched-chain amino acid ABC transporter permease, translated as MLASLLQNVINALQWGSFYALIALGYTLVYGVLTLINFAHGDVFMVGAYIAFFVATFLLGSAGLPGWAALALTIPLTMILTSVVGVTLERVAYRPLRRKGADRLYVVITALMCGLILEHANLALLGASRKAFPPLIEETVYNIGGVTFTNLKLGVIFAAVAVFVFLHWVVTKTRVGMAMRAISYDKFAVPLMGIPLDQIIVITFILGSGFAGLAGLLFAMSYPVLEPYMGALIGWKAFIAAVVGGIGDIRGAFIGGFLLGAVEIMVVAFFPSSFRDLIAFTVLLIILVFKPTGLFGVAKTTKI; from the coding sequence ATGCTGGCCTCCTTGCTCCAAAATGTGATCAACGCCCTGCAGTGGGGGAGTTTCTACGCCCTCATCGCCCTCGGCTACACCCTGGTCTACGGGGTCCTGACCCTGATCAACTTTGCCCACGGCGACGTCTTCATGGTCGGCGCCTACATCGCCTTCTTCGTCGCCACCTTCCTCCTTGGTTCCGCCGGGCTTCCGGGCTGGGCGGCGTTGGCCCTGACCATCCCCCTGACCATGATCCTCACCTCGGTGGTCGGTGTCACCCTCGAGCGGGTCGCCTACCGTCCCCTGCGGCGCAAGGGGGCCGACCGCCTCTACGTGGTCATCACCGCGCTGATGTGCGGCTTGATCCTCGAGCACGCCAACCTGGCACTCCTCGGCGCCAGCCGCAAGGCATTTCCGCCGCTGATCGAGGAGACGGTCTACAATATCGGCGGGGTCACCTTCACCAACCTCAAGCTCGGGGTCATCTTTGCCGCAGTGGCGGTCTTCGTCTTTCTCCATTGGGTGGTCACCAAAACCCGGGTCGGCATGGCGATGCGCGCCATCTCCTACGACAAGTTCGCGGTGCCGCTGATGGGAATCCCGCTCGACCAGATCATTGTTATCACTTTCATCCTCGGCTCCGGTTTCGCCGGCCTGGCAGGTTTGCTGTTTGCCATGAGCTACCCGGTGCTGGAGCCCTACATGGGGGCGCTGATCGGCTGGAAGGCGTTCATCGCCGCCGTGGTCGGCGGCATCGGCGATATTCGCGGCGCCTTCATCGGCGGTTTTCTCCTCGGCGCAGTGGAGATCATGGTGGTCGCGTTCTTTCCCTCCTCGTTCCGCGACCTCATCGCCTTTACCGTGCTCCTGATCATCCTGGTGTTCAAACCGACCGGGCTGTTCGGTGTGGCCAAGACCACCAAGATTTAG